A window from Chitinophaga filiformis encodes these proteins:
- a CDS encoding SusC/RagA family TonB-linked outer membrane protein — protein MHAQKSAQPGRNVTITNSHISLRDVFNVIEKQTGVVLFFGDLNISQLVGVKFVATPVEEALAEMLPPLGLTYEYVKGNRDKIFIRSIVGERKKDTVMVISVSGIVTDDKGAPLPGATVRVKGTRLGTATKANGMFTLSRAGADDVIQVSYTGFIMAEVALDGRASVRVQLKPGDNNLDETVVTAYGTSTQRALTGAISIVKGEEIQTLPNRSFDKSLQGLVPGLLVTSGTGQPGGGVSNFVLRGIATAGDFQNGSTVRNPLIIIDGIPISQDQNQIYIDGTKTPINNPLAQINTSDVETINVLKDASAIALYGSRASNGVIVITTKKGRIGKPVFSFRTQVDIATRSQGKVKPLNQRQYLELLYETYRNSNPASWTDAAIKADLLTKFPYLINAAGDSSFYPEQDWNKELFSSHALTTSNELSMSGGNEKSNYYLNLEYTKQNGVVRKTGYDRKSVRFNFESYPEKWLKVGINTSLSYNVQDYQGALNGSAGGPLSMMMSPLNPVRLQDGTLIMNYKWGNVYSSPMFANPVAEMQYNLYNNTSYRGISRVYGEVSLLKYFKWNSSLGVDYTMTEAKEKIDPRLYDISLNGMGGRIEERDARNANIITTNILRFERTFNADHVISVLLGQEAQIRTQKVLAVAVTGLAFPFYDQINSPGVVPLRQSGYTNKETLQSFFGQANYGFKNKYFLSASTRTDGSSRFGDDRRYGLYWSAGAGWLASSEHFMKKALPVISYLKLRGSIGAAGNAGAINAVTRFDALQAGKYNGGTAVFPITTPGNQDVRWEQTFTWDAGVDAKLLNDRFSVAADFYERNTSDLLYTIQLPQSSGYYQVLANIGKMRNRGVEFAFAVDIIKRRDFTWSIAGNWATNKNLLVKANTNTESFSTAELYNKEGENFNSFYLRKWAGVNPENGLPQWIDSTGKPTEDYNAAKREFVGKPQPDGFGSVTNSFSYKGVELSVNFYYQYGYQIYNADRMVGDGYIPYMNQDVRALDRWRRKGDIASNPLRKLNNSAGRRASSRYLYSGDHIRLQNATIAYSFPKTVTERLHINMLRVFVQGYNLALWSRYPGQDPNNVNSGGTTGYAYPMQRSYSAGLNVNF, from the coding sequence TTGCATGCACAGAAGAGTGCGCAACCTGGTCGTAATGTGACTATTACGAACAGCCATATTTCATTGAGAGACGTGTTTAATGTTATTGAGAAACAAACCGGAGTTGTATTGTTTTTCGGCGATCTGAATATAAGTCAGCTTGTTGGTGTTAAGTTTGTTGCGACGCCGGTTGAAGAAGCGTTAGCAGAAATGTTGCCGCCACTGGGGTTGACGTATGAGTATGTGAAAGGGAACAGGGATAAGATATTTATCCGGTCGATTGTTGGGGAGAGAAAGAAGGATACTGTGATGGTGATAAGCGTAAGTGGTATAGTAACAGATGACAAAGGTGCGCCATTGCCGGGCGCTACTGTGCGTGTAAAGGGCACCCGGTTAGGGACCGCGACAAAAGCTAATGGGATGTTCACATTAAGTCGCGCGGGTGCGGACGATGTGATACAGGTGAGTTATACCGGTTTCATAATGGCGGAAGTAGCGTTGGATGGACGGGCGAGTGTAAGGGTACAGCTGAAGCCGGGAGATAACAATTTAGACGAGACGGTAGTGACGGCATATGGAACATCAACGCAGCGGGCATTGACAGGAGCCATCTCAATTGTGAAGGGAGAGGAGATCCAAACATTGCCTAATAGAAGTTTTGATAAAAGTTTACAGGGACTCGTTCCTGGATTGCTGGTTACAAGCGGAACAGGACAACCCGGTGGAGGTGTAAGTAACTTTGTATTAAGGGGAATAGCCACTGCCGGCGATTTTCAAAACGGCAGTACGGTTCGTAATCCATTAATAATAATAGACGGTATACCGATTTCACAAGACCAAAATCAAATATACATTGATGGTACCAAAACCCCAATTAATAATCCCCTGGCCCAAATAAACACATCTGACGTTGAAACCATAAACGTTTTGAAGGATGCATCCGCCATTGCCTTGTATGGTTCGCGAGCCAGCAACGGAGTAATTGTCATCACAACGAAAAAAGGGAGAATTGGTAAGCCGGTATTTAGTTTTCGCACGCAGGTTGATATCGCGACCAGATCACAGGGAAAGGTGAAGCCCTTAAATCAAAGGCAATATCTTGAGTTATTGTATGAAACGTACAGGAACTCGAATCCCGCTTCCTGGACTGATGCAGCAATTAAGGCAGACCTGTTAACCAAATTCCCCTATTTGATAAATGCGGCAGGGGACTCCAGTTTTTATCCGGAGCAGGACTGGAACAAAGAACTTTTTTCAAGTCATGCATTGACAACTTCAAATGAATTGTCAATGTCCGGAGGGAATGAAAAAAGTAATTATTATCTGAATCTCGAATACACCAAACAGAATGGTGTTGTCAGGAAAACCGGGTACGACAGGAAATCTGTCCGTTTCAATTTTGAGAGCTATCCGGAAAAGTGGCTGAAGGTAGGGATTAATACGAGTTTGTCTTACAATGTCCAGGATTATCAGGGTGCATTAAATGGAAGTGCCGGGGGGCCGCTCAGCATGATGATGTCGCCCTTAAACCCTGTAAGGTTGCAAGATGGAACACTTATTATGAATTATAAATGGGGAAATGTGTATTCAAGTCCCATGTTTGCCAATCCGGTTGCCGAAATGCAATACAACCTATATAATAATACGTCCTACAGGGGAATAAGTAGAGTATATGGAGAAGTAAGCCTGTTAAAATATTTCAAGTGGAATTCCAGTTTAGGGGTGGATTACACAATGACGGAAGCAAAGGAAAAAATCGATCCGCGTTTGTATGACATAAGCTTGAATGGAATGGGGGGAAGGATCGAGGAAAGGGATGCCCGCAATGCAAACATCATCACAACAAATATCCTGAGGTTTGAGAGGACTTTTAATGCTGATCATGTCATCAGTGTATTATTAGGTCAGGAAGCCCAGATCCGGACACAAAAAGTCTTAGCGGTCGCAGTTACCGGTCTGGCGTTTCCTTTTTACGATCAGATAAATAGCCCCGGGGTAGTTCCGTTAAGACAAAGTGGTTATACAAACAAGGAGACATTGCAGTCGTTTTTCGGACAGGCCAATTACGGGTTTAAGAATAAGTACTTTCTTTCGGCAAGCACCAGAACAGACGGCTCTTCCAGATTTGGAGACGATAGACGCTACGGTTTATACTGGTCCGCGGGAGCAGGTTGGTTAGCAAGTTCTGAACATTTTATGAAGAAAGCGCTTCCTGTTATAAGTTATCTGAAACTGCGGGGTAGCATAGGGGCTGCGGGTAATGCAGGTGCTATCAATGCAGTGACACGGTTCGATGCTTTGCAGGCGGGTAAGTATAATGGTGGGACTGCGGTTTTCCCTATAACAACGCCGGGGAACCAGGACGTGCGCTGGGAACAGACTTTTACCTGGGATGCTGGTGTGGACGCTAAACTGTTGAATGACAGGTTTAGTGTTGCAGCCGATTTTTATGAACGTAATACCTCTGACCTTCTATATACTATACAACTGCCCCAAAGCAGCGGCTACTATCAGGTATTGGCCAACATCGGGAAAATGAGAAACCGGGGAGTAGAATTCGCGTTTGCGGTGGACATTATCAAGCGGAGGGATTTTACATGGAGTATCGCCGGGAATTGGGCGACCAACAAAAACTTGCTGGTAAAAGCAAATACTAATACGGAGTCCTTTTCTACAGCTGAACTTTATAATAAAGAGGGCGAGAACTTTAACTCATTCTACCTCCGGAAATGGGCGGGAGTTAACCCTGAAAATGGGTTGCCGCAGTGGATTGATTCAACGGGGAAACCAACTGAAGACTATAACGCAGCCAAACGGGAATTTGTAGGAAAGCCCCAGCCGGATGGTTTTGGGTCTGTTACCAACAGTTTCAGTTATAAGGGAGTAGAGTTGTCGGTGAATTTCTATTATCAGTATGGGTATCAGATTTACAATGCCGATCGCATGGTGGGGGACGGGTATATTCCCTACATGAACCAGGATGTCCGGGCATTGGACCGATGGAGGAGAAAAGGTGATATCGCAAGTAACCCGCTAAGGAAACTGAACAACAGTGCAGGTCGCAGGGCCTCCAGCCGCTATTTGTATTCAGGAGACCATATTCGCCTGCAAAATGCAACTATCGCATATAGTTTCCCTAAAACAGTTACGGAGCGTTTGCATATAAATATGCTAAGAGTGTTTGTTCAGGGATATAACCTGGCTTTGTGGAGTAGATACCCGGGACAGGATCCGAACAATGTAAATAGCGGAGGAACCACAGGCTATGCGTACCCTATGCAGCGATCTTATTCGGCTGGATTAAACGTGAATTTTTAA
- a CDS encoding RagB/SusD family nutrient uptake outer membrane protein codes for MRHYLHIALVLALLGTVSCRKDFLDVQDKTSILRQAYVKDLATTGEYLNGIYIELSSNFYSAATIIYPDLVADNIKPVAGGSLLASHYSWNQLTDNEQMLRFDVGAQNANGLWLSGYRIIRDCNFIIETIDQYRSQNPARADDFKGQAFALRALVHSVLVNTFAQPFSYTANASHLGVPYIVSSDYRQTISRASVAEVYSKMIEDLGSAIQLLPAVSENTLFVSRNAAMALLARIMLAKGDFSAAKNLAAGLATHVPAMKIEEGYPSRLFTLEEKEALFQLPPAAFGHDGATYTSLYAAYYFSSSSYFFMPTDDVVRLLTEDARDVRSAWVNQSNGSWSITKYPAGVVEGFPIPEIAYYQTVLRSSEMYLVAAEAYAQLSNEDSARFYLDAIRMRANSYALPVNATGASLLDSIYKERRKEFAFEGNRMFDLLRWQRKVFRSDESDPSVKELPFPSNRAICPIPLSDVTTAGLQQNPGY; via the coding sequence ATGAGACATTATTTACATATAGCCCTGGTCCTGGCTTTACTAGGCACTGTTTCCTGCAGGAAGGACTTCCTGGATGTGCAGGATAAAACATCTATTCTTCGGCAGGCATATGTGAAAGATTTGGCAACTACAGGTGAATATCTAAACGGGATTTATATCGAATTGTCTTCTAATTTTTATAGTGCCGCTACCATTATTTATCCAGACCTGGTAGCTGATAATATTAAACCAGTGGCAGGCGGATCACTGTTAGCATCGCATTACAGCTGGAATCAGCTTACAGATAATGAGCAAATGCTGCGATTCGATGTTGGGGCGCAGAATGCTAACGGGTTATGGCTTAGTGGTTATAGGATAATAAGGGACTGTAACTTTATTATTGAGACAATTGACCAGTACAGATCACAGAATCCTGCAAGAGCAGACGATTTTAAAGGACAGGCTTTCGCATTGAGGGCACTGGTGCATTCTGTGCTGGTTAACACTTTTGCGCAACCATTTAGTTATACAGCAAATGCATCACATTTGGGTGTTCCTTATATTGTGAGTTCCGATTATAGGCAGACGATCTCAAGAGCATCAGTAGCGGAAGTCTATTCAAAAATGATTGAAGACCTTGGCAGCGCCATACAACTGTTGCCTGCTGTATCGGAAAATACTTTGTTTGTCAGCCGAAATGCTGCAATGGCATTATTGGCGCGGATAATGCTTGCAAAAGGTGATTTTTCTGCTGCCAAGAACCTGGCTGCTGGTCTGGCTACCCATGTGCCGGCAATGAAAATAGAAGAAGGATATCCTTCCAGGCTATTTACGTTGGAAGAAAAAGAGGCGCTATTCCAGCTCCCCCCTGCGGCGTTTGGTCATGATGGAGCAACATATACATCTCTTTATGCGGCATACTATTTTTCGTCTTCCAGTTACTTTTTTATGCCTACAGATGATGTTGTCCGTCTTTTGACGGAAGATGCAAGGGATGTAAGATCTGCCTGGGTAAATCAAAGCAATGGATCATGGAGCATTACAAAATATCCAGCGGGAGTTGTGGAAGGATTTCCCATACCTGAAATAGCATACTATCAGACAGTTCTCAGATCTTCAGAGATGTATCTGGTTGCAGCAGAAGCGTACGCTCAGTTAAGTAATGAGGATAGTGCAAGGTTTTATCTGGATGCCATTAGGATGCGGGCTAACTCATATGCTTTGCCAGTTAATGCAACCGGAGCTTCATTGTTGGACTCAATATATAAGGAACGGCGAAAAGAATTTGCATTTGAAGGAAATAGGATGTTTGATCTCCTCAGATGGCAAAGGAAGGTTTTTCGATCAGATGAATCAGATCCCTCTGTTAAAGAGTTGCCATTTCCCAGTAATAGGGCTATCTGCCCGATCCCTCTCTCCGACGTCACCACGGCAGGCTTACAGCAAAACCCTGGTTATTAA
- a CDS encoding thioredoxin-like domain-containing protein, translating to MIKMRYSILSVCFMMYCLSIVAQKKPSVKRNPPGNLNRYISLHVQVDTLSKSDSLNLQYTSFAYMVPPRVWKFSAQKIKNGVAGWTIPADDLMYIYLGSLSRKQRIYMIAEPGDSIIVAFKGDNLLFAGAGSSKFELQYKLKKLLRAERLPLDYVNKISPGFFLERNQKLNRLTENALVLLDIYKERITPLAFRAIKALTISSIEEDRLDLFWALRANAEKWHITSKNLSEIFDTCFYKPSAVWMRSQPDGFITGSYSFIRAEVFRKFEFKNDIDVIQSQSARRFLYYDQARRTYSGLTLQKYYIDLMTSQTLKEIGLTKETEELLAKYYSEPGHEEYKQYVRTYESKTRELRKNMDAPPFTLTDVNGKAVTKETFKGKVTLIDFWFSGCKGCAQLTPSLSIIEQQFGQSPDVQMVSVSIDDEKVKWLKSLNEKKYTTGAGINLYTSGKGINHPMMKAYNISSFPSLVLLDPYGRIVENPIPDPREDNGKKVIDLINRELVKMIDGPYVFYKDDSIITYSIHGSSVISKRQGRKDNITLETQGINYGNRFGFRLKPQLKVEPSEFAAVDKIFALSDIEGNLEVLIRLLKNNNVIDNDLNWTFGKGHMVFVGDIFDRGEQVTECLWLLYALEGKARDAGGYVHFILGNHEIMNLSGNMSYVKEKYKQNAARLGKSYKELYGKDSELGQWLRTKNIIEKIGDKLFVHGGVSKEVNDLPLSIAQINELARQYYDNAEIASKSPDSVVNVLYNVSDKLSPFWYRSYYLDQGMKLKYDNIKGRLDTIYKASDALVDDVLGNLGVKNIITGHTIVSDTISVHYDGKVINTDTKHAEGKSEALLIEHNNFYRVNDYGKRVFLFERSQGVAGTGRKQAVSYN from the coding sequence ATGATAAAAATGAGATACAGTATATTATCTGTCTGTTTTATGATGTATTGTTTGTCAATCGTTGCACAGAAAAAGCCTTCCGTTAAAAGGAATCCGCCTGGTAATTTAAACCGGTACATTTCGTTGCATGTTCAGGTTGATACCTTAAGTAAATCAGATTCTTTAAATCTCCAATACACGTCCTTTGCATATATGGTTCCACCACGTGTTTGGAAATTCTCTGCTCAGAAAATAAAAAATGGAGTGGCAGGATGGACAATACCGGCTGACGATTTGATGTACATTTATTTGGGTAGTTTAAGCAGGAAGCAAAGAATCTATATGATTGCGGAGCCCGGAGATAGTATCATAGTTGCCTTCAAGGGCGACAATCTTTTATTTGCAGGCGCGGGCAGTTCGAAATTCGAGTTGCAATACAAACTAAAAAAATTATTACGCGCAGAACGACTACCCCTTGATTACGTGAATAAAATATCGCCCGGATTTTTTTTAGAGCGGAACCAAAAACTAAACCGGTTAACAGAGAATGCCCTGGTCCTGCTGGATATCTATAAGGAACGAATTACGCCCCTGGCTTTCCGCGCAATAAAAGCATTGACTATTAGTTCTATTGAGGAAGATCGCCTGGATCTTTTCTGGGCGCTTCGCGCCAATGCTGAAAAGTGGCATATAACGTCCAAAAATTTAAGTGAAATTTTCGATACCTGTTTCTACAAGCCCTCGGCGGTTTGGATGAGATCACAGCCTGATGGTTTTATTACAGGGTCTTATTCATTTATCCGGGCTGAAGTCTTTAGAAAGTTTGAGTTTAAGAACGATATTGATGTAATACAATCGCAAAGTGCCAGGAGGTTCTTATATTATGATCAGGCCAGGCGGACCTACAGTGGCTTGACCCTGCAAAAATATTATATTGACTTAATGACATCTCAGACACTTAAGGAGATAGGGCTTACTAAGGAAACCGAAGAGTTGTTGGCTAAATATTATTCAGAACCAGGGCACGAGGAGTATAAACAATACGTTAGGACCTATGAAAGTAAGACAAGGGAATTGAGGAAGAATATGGATGCACCTCCGTTTACATTGACTGATGTAAATGGAAAAGCTGTGACAAAGGAAACGTTTAAAGGCAAAGTAACGTTAATAGATTTCTGGTTTAGCGGTTGCAAGGGCTGTGCTCAGCTTACTCCCTCATTAAGCATAATAGAGCAGCAATTCGGACAATCTCCGGACGTACAAATGGTTAGTGTTTCTATAGATGATGAAAAGGTGAAATGGCTAAAGAGCCTCAATGAAAAGAAATATACAACCGGGGCCGGAATCAACCTGTATACGAGTGGTAAGGGAATAAATCATCCAATGATGAAGGCTTATAATATTTCATCCTTTCCAAGCCTGGTATTGTTGGATCCATATGGTCGAATCGTGGAGAATCCGATACCAGATCCGAGAGAAGATAATGGGAAGAAAGTGATTGATCTGATTAACAGGGAATTGGTGAAAATGATCGATGGGCCTTACGTTTTCTATAAGGACGATTCAATAATTACATACTCTATCCATGGGTCATCTGTCATAAGTAAGAGACAAGGTAGAAAAGATAACATAACGCTTGAAACTCAGGGAATAAATTATGGGAACAGGTTTGGATTCAGATTAAAGCCGCAGTTGAAGGTTGAGCCGTCTGAATTCGCTGCGGTTGATAAAATCTTTGCCTTATCAGATATAGAGGGAAACCTGGAGGTATTGATAAGATTATTGAAAAATAACAATGTTATCGACAATGATCTGAATTGGACTTTTGGAAAAGGGCATATGGTGTTCGTGGGCGATATATTTGACCGGGGGGAACAGGTGACGGAGTGTTTATGGTTGCTATATGCCCTGGAAGGAAAGGCCAGGGATGCGGGAGGATACGTACACTTTATTTTGGGTAATCATGAGATTATGAATTTGAGTGGAAATATGTCCTATGTAAAAGAAAAGTATAAGCAGAATGCTGCTCGCCTGGGAAAATCGTATAAAGAGCTTTATGGTAAAGATTCCGAACTCGGCCAATGGCTAAGGACCAAGAACATTATTGAGAAGATAGGGGATAAACTATTCGTTCACGGAGGTGTAAGTAAAGAAGTGAATGATTTACCCCTTTCAATCGCCCAGATAAACGAGTTGGCGCGACAATATTACGATAATGCAGAAATCGCATCAAAATCTCCTGATAGCGTCGTAAATGTTTTATATAATGTATCCGATAAATTGTCCCCTTTCTGGTACCGTTCTTATTATTTAGACCAGGGGATGAAGTTAAAGTATGATAATATCAAAGGGCGGTTGGACACAATTTATAAAGCATCAGATGCATTAGTAGATGACGTATTGGGTAATTTAGGTGTAAAGAATATTATAACAGGACATACTATTGTGAGCGATACAATTAGTGTTCATTATGATGGTAAGGTTATAAATACAGATACTAAACACGCAGAGGGAAAATCGGAAGCTCTTTTGATCGAGCATAATAATTTTTATCGCGTTAACGATTATGGTAAGCGCGTATTTTTGTTTGAGAGAAGCCAGGGTGTTGCGGGGACGGGGCGTAAACAGGCGGTATCCTACAATTGA
- a CDS encoding DUF4221 family protein, with amino-acid sequence MAIELSHLNLNSRICWMKMYRSYTLEKAFWAILLLLAMAGCNSSYSFPDPIFKDTAPASYTTEIYVTSDSLYFPLDENTYNDIKSFNLFAEHGTEYISFYDRRSEAIVIYEFASRKIIRHISLKNIFKQQRAYKTSVFVKTFDSIFMTNQMTLYQLDGKGRIKRKIDFLEEPRYEWAYFDNVVPPVFKDGYLYTGIRPYVNGVSFKALRQWRVLYAFDLVRGEASLHYLLPKNYRENLYGDNFLAYNYCLNDRGNFVFNFPADTNIYETDLRETHFAYKAKSAFQANPITPVSKELLETDKGSLEYAFRHAYSSIYFDPYSKRYWRISKQKINLEEYKNRQRKLSIIILDEAMNVIGESELNEPIVINSIFFTPDGAIYARVEPQNEYAIKYIRLRYRERVHEPGKTGNT; translated from the coding sequence ATGGCAATAGAATTATCACATCTGAATCTCAATTCCAGAATTTGTTGGATGAAAATGTATAGATCGTATACGCTTGAAAAGGCCTTTTGGGCCATTCTCCTTTTGTTGGCAATGGCAGGCTGTAATTCTTCTTATTCCTTTCCGGACCCTATCTTTAAGGATACAGCCCCCGCCTCTTATACCACAGAAATTTATGTAACGAGTGATAGCCTGTATTTTCCATTAGATGAAAATACCTATAATGATATTAAGTCATTTAACTTATTTGCGGAGCATGGAACTGAGTATATATCTTTTTATGATCGTCGCTCTGAGGCTATCGTTATTTACGAGTTTGCCTCAAGAAAGATAATAAGGCATATCTCCCTGAAAAATATATTCAAGCAACAGCGGGCTTACAAAACATCTGTTTTTGTAAAGACATTTGATAGCATTTTCATGACGAATCAAATGACTTTATATCAGCTGGATGGCAAAGGCAGAATAAAGAGGAAGATAGACTTTTTGGAAGAACCACGATATGAATGGGCATATTTTGATAATGTAGTGCCCCCTGTCTTTAAAGACGGTTATTTGTACACGGGAATCCGTCCATACGTAAACGGTGTCTCTTTTAAGGCCTTACGGCAATGGAGAGTGCTATACGCGTTTGATTTGGTGAGAGGCGAGGCGAGTCTTCACTATTTACTTCCAAAAAACTACAGAGAAAACCTGTACGGCGATAATTTCCTTGCCTATAATTACTGTTTGAATGACCGGGGAAATTTTGTCTTTAATTTTCCTGCCGATACAAATATTTATGAAACCGACCTGCGGGAGACGCATTTTGCTTACAAAGCAAAAAGTGCGTTTCAGGCCAATCCTATTACACCCGTTTCAAAGGAACTATTAGAGACAGATAAGGGGTCTCTTGAATATGCATTTAGACATGCATATAGTAGTATCTATTTTGATCCGTACAGCAAAAGATACTGGCGGATAAGTAAGCAAAAGATAAATCTGGAGGAATATAAGAACAGGCAGAGGAAACTTAGCATTATTATTTTGGATGAGGCAATGAACGTAATTGGCGAGTCGGAGCTTAATGAACCGATTGTTATTAATTCGATTTTCTTTACACCCGATGGTGCCATTTATGCACGTGTGGAACCGCAGAATGAATATGCGATAAAATATATACGACTAAGGTATAGGGAAAGAGTACATGAACCAGGTAAAACAGGTAACACATGA
- a CDS encoding protein kinase/lanthionine synthetase C family protein: MQITTIKTVIPSPEITPNQKASKKSGQRIGYYYVIYKSLKQSQKNDVVKCFYIKGLLNFGLCVIKEGSPGDSKDKHGRDITDRLKWQYRLHEELQGKVRVPKLVGSFEENGNYYLVVETIKGISLSKFIKSTGKDTREMLMTGRKGAHKIIDYMIQMISLLDNLHQQQVVHRDVTPANFMIMPNGKLALIDLELSYSIKHQYPTPAFTLGTYGYMSPEQIAVNIPTIYEDIFSAGAILSQIFGGIHPMKLTEGPYEDIVNRINFFIPDKRLGEVIAQCLDPIPEKRPGLSHIRSELLMFRQHIKRNKGTSTYHTFTKDDIRKVVQSGINAFSTPLFSDDEGWFSANIETPFDEKNKLLKARYASFSLGDSGILYTLAKAKSSGFDISCVSEQVQKALDRIELKYISRPDQAASGLHRGADGIAAALSEGYRTQLLPVFPIEWIGKLLEKESQVHNYASGIAGQGFANMYCNEILAMPVTQARLGRYASRLINEQQDNGSWVRSYKGRKQRITKGYINGVSGIIHFLLTYAQHYQDTNALEAGKKGLNWLMKNAVSKNDILRWKSASGQPLADWFSEGSPGIALSFIKGYEITRNTMYKDAAIKALNANPIEIVDDNLSQQEGLSGLGEIYLEAYKVLEDQCWLNRASWIAQVVMQLKKTHPKYGNYWLVQDEKQPISSFMTGNAGVIHFLVRYCNNKLGLPLMVP; this comes from the coding sequence ATGCAAATCACGACAATAAAAACAGTCATTCCTTCGCCGGAAATAACTCCTAATCAAAAGGCAAGCAAGAAGAGTGGACAACGAATCGGTTATTACTATGTTATATATAAAAGCCTGAAACAAAGCCAGAAAAATGACGTTGTTAAATGCTTTTATATCAAGGGACTATTAAATTTTGGCCTTTGTGTAATCAAGGAAGGCTCGCCGGGTGATAGCAAAGATAAACATGGAAGAGACATTACAGATCGTCTTAAATGGCAGTACAGACTACATGAAGAATTACAGGGCAAGGTCAGGGTACCAAAGCTGGTCGGCAGTTTTGAGGAAAATGGAAACTATTACCTTGTGGTTGAGACAATCAAAGGTATTTCCTTGAGTAAATTCATCAAATCGACGGGGAAAGACACACGGGAGATGCTTATGACCGGAAGGAAAGGAGCGCATAAGATCATTGATTATATGATACAAATGATTTCATTACTCGACAATCTCCATCAGCAACAAGTAGTACATAGGGATGTAACCCCCGCCAATTTTATGATTATGCCCAATGGCAAATTAGCGTTAATTGATCTGGAACTAAGTTATTCGATTAAGCATCAATATCCTACTCCCGCGTTCACACTTGGCACCTATGGCTACATGTCGCCCGAGCAGATAGCAGTGAACATTCCCACCATCTATGAAGATATTTTTTCTGCCGGAGCCATATTATCGCAGATATTCGGAGGAATACACCCAATGAAACTTACTGAAGGCCCATATGAAGACATTGTAAATCGAATTAACTTCTTCATACCCGACAAACGCCTTGGAGAAGTCATTGCGCAATGCCTCGATCCTATACCAGAGAAGCGGCCAGGCCTCAGCCACATCCGGAGCGAACTGTTAATGTTCCGACAGCATATTAAACGCAACAAAGGCACGTCAACATATCACACCTTCACAAAAGATGACATTCGCAAGGTGGTGCAATCAGGTATCAATGCTTTCTCAACCCCTTTATTCTCAGATGACGAAGGCTGGTTCTCGGCAAATATTGAAACACCGTTCGATGAAAAAAACAAACTATTAAAGGCCCGATACGCCAGTTTTAGCCTCGGTGATAGTGGTATTTTATATACCCTCGCCAAAGCTAAAAGCTCAGGCTTCGACATTTCATGCGTATCTGAGCAGGTGCAAAAGGCGCTGGATAGGATTGAATTAAAATACATTTCAAGACCAGACCAGGCTGCAAGTGGCTTACACAGAGGTGCAGACGGTATCGCGGCCGCATTGAGTGAAGGATATCGCACCCAGCTATTACCGGTATTTCCTATTGAATGGATTGGGAAGTTGCTTGAAAAAGAAAGCCAGGTACATAATTACGCTTCGGGTATCGCAGGCCAGGGATTTGCCAATATGTATTGTAACGAAATCTTAGCTATGCCGGTAACACAAGCCAGGCTCGGGCGATACGCCAGTCGCCTTATCAACGAACAGCAAGATAACGGCAGCTGGGTACGTTCCTATAAAGGCAGAAAGCAAAGAATTACAAAAGGCTACATCAATGGAGTGTCTGGAATTATTCACTTTCTTCTCACGTATGCCCAGCATTATCAAGACACCAATGCACTTGAAGCCGGGAAAAAGGGACTTAACTGGCTCATGAAAAACGCTGTTAGTAAAAATGACATCTTACGATGGAAGTCCGCATCTGGCCAACCACTAGCCGACTGGTTCAGTGAGGGAAGCCCAGGTATCGCGTTATCGTTCATCAAGGGTTATGAGATCACCCGTAATACCATGTATAAAGATGCTGCCATCAAGGCGCTAAATGCTAATCCTATCGAAATAGTCGACGACAATCTAAGCCAGCAGGAAGGCCTAAGCGGCCTTGGAGAAATATACCTGGAAGCATACAAAGTGCTTGAAGATCAATGCTGGCTAAACCGGGCCAGCTGGATTGCACAGGTAGTTATGCAACTCAAAAAGACGCACCCCAAATATGGTAATTACTGGCTCGTTCAGGATGAAAAGCAACCGATAAGCAGTTTTATGACGGGCAATGCAGGCGTCATCCATTTCTTGGTAAGATACTGCAATAATAAGCTGGGACTTCCTCTGATGGTTCCGTAA
- a CDS encoding helix-turn-helix domain-containing protein has protein sequence MTIDILYRLKHIDNLIRIKGTGTPDQLAHRLGMSRRSLFDYLNLMKEYGAPIKYCSQRQSYYYETEGRFMAMCAFKEEAQELTM, from the coding sequence ATGACAATCGACATTTTATATCGCCTGAAACATATAGACAATCTCATTCGCATTAAAGGGACAGGGACTCCTGATCAATTAGCGCACAGGTTAGGCATGTCAAGAAGGAGCCTGTTCGATTATCTGAACCTGATGAAGGAATATGGGGCGCCAATTAAATACTGCTCACAGCGCCAAAGTTACTACTATGAAACAGAAGGTCGTTTTATGGCGATGTGTGCCTTTAAAGAAGAGGCACAAGAACTCACCATGTAA